Proteins encoded in a region of the Salminus brasiliensis chromosome 2, fSalBra1.hap2, whole genome shotgun sequence genome:
- the cyp11a1.2 gene encoding cholesterol side-chain cleavage enzyme, mitochondrial, whose product MAVRWRVWFSSGAQSLAMLECPGQVRACHSGSVSTARDQQFSENGSTVRPFSEIPGLWKNSLVNLYSFWKMDGFRNIHHVMVHNFNTFGPIYREKIGYYESVNIINPEDAAILFKAEGHYPKRLRVEPWTSYRDYRNRKYGILLKDGEDWRSNRMILNREVISPKVQGNFVPLLDEVGQDFVARVHKKIERSGQNKWTTDLSHELFKYALESVSAVLYGERLGLLLDYIDPEAQHFIDCITLMFKSTCPMLYIPPALLRRLGAKVWKDHVDAWDGIFNHADRCIQNIYRQLRKESGTQDKYHGVLASLLMLDRLSIEEIKASVTELMAGGVDTTSITLLWTLYELARHPDLQEELRAEITAARTASQGDTLQMLKMVPLLKGALKETLRLHPVAVSLQRYTTEDTVIQNYHIPSGTLVQLGLYAMGRDHCTFPRPEQYLPSRWLRNESHYFRGLGFGFGPRQCLGRRIAETEMQLFLIHMLENFRIEKQRQVEVRSKFELILIPEKPILLTIKPLHSSR is encoded by the exons ATGGCAGTAAGGTGGAGAGTGTGGTTCAGCTCTGGGGCTCAGTCCCTGGCTATGCTGGAGTGTCCAGGCCAGGTCAGAGCATGCCACAGTGGGAGTGTATCCACAGCAAGAGACCAGCAGTTCTCGGAAAACGGCTCCACTGTCCGACCTTTCAGCGAAATCCCAGGGCTGTGGAAGAACAGCCTTGTCAATCTCTACAGCTTCTGGAAAATGGACGGCTTCAGGAACATCCATCACGTTATGGTGCACAACTTCAACACCTTTGGGCCAATTTATAG GGAGAAAATCGGATACTATGAAAGTGTGAACATTATCAATCCCGAGGACGCTGCTATCTTATTCAAAGCAGAGGGTCACTATCCCAAGAGGCTTCGAGTGGAGCCTTGGACCTCCTATAGGGACTACAGGAACCGTAAATATGGCATTCTTCTCAA GGATGGAGAGGACTGGAGATCTAACAGAATGATTCTGAACCGGGAGGTGATCTCGCCCAAGGTACAGGGAAACTTTGTGCCACTTCTGGACGAGGTGGGCCAGGACTTTGTAGCACGAGTCCATAAAAAGATTGAAAGAAGTGGCCAAAATAAGTGGACCACAGATCTCTCCCATGAGCTCTTCAAGTATGCATTGGAAT CTGTGAGTGCAGTGCTGTATGGAGAACGGCTGGGGCTGCTGTTGGACTACATTGATCCAGAGGCCCAGCACTTTATAGACTGCATAACTCTAATGTTTAAGTCCACCTGCCCCATGCTGTACATACCCCCTGCCCTGTTGCGCCGGCTTGGAGCCAAAGTGTGGAAGGACCATGTGGACGCCTGGGATGGCATCTTCAACCATG CGGATCGCTGTATCCAAAACATCTATAGGCAGCTTCGGAAGGAGTCCGGAACCCAGGACAAATACCATGGGGTGCTGGCCAGTCTACTGATGCTTGATCGTCTGTCCATTGAGGAAATCAAGGCCAGTGTGACTGAGCTGATGGCTGGAGGAGTTGACACA ACCTCCATCACTCTGCTGTGGACACTCTATGAGCTAGCACGGCACCCTGACCTCCAAGAGGAGTTGAGGGCAGAGATCACTGCTGCTCGCACTGCTTCACAGGGAGACACACTGCAGATGCTGAAAATGGTGCCGCTGCTGAAAGGAGCTCTAAAAGAAACACTCAG GCTACATCCTGTTGCTGTAAGCCTGCAAAGATACACCACTGAAGACACTGTGATCCAAAATTACCATATTCCTTCTGGG ACGTTAGTACAGCTGGGATTGTACGCTATGGGCAGAGACCACTGTACCTTCCCTCGGCCAGAGCAGTATCTGCCCTCTCGCTGGCTGAGGAATGAGAGTCATTACTTCAGAGGCTTGGGTTTCGGGTTTGGCCCTCGCCAGTGCCTCGGACGCAGGATTGCAGAGACAGAGATGCAGCTCTTCCTCATTCAT